ATGTACTTGTGCATATCCGGTAAACCCAGGTCTCACCTCATGCCGTCTTGCTTGATGTTCATTGTATAATCCCAAATATTTAACTAATAATGGTCTTGGTCCAACAACAGCCATATCTCCTTTTATAATGTTTATTAATTCTAATAGTTCATCAAGACTTGTAGAGCGCAACATCTTACCAAATCTTGTTAATCTTTGATCATCTGGTAATAGATTTCCACCTTTATCTTTTTTATCAGTCATTGTTCTAAATTTATACAAAACAAATATTTTTCCATTAAGTCCTGGTCTTTCCTGTTTAAAAATAACAGGAGAACCCAGCTTAATTCTAACTAAAACAGCTGTTATTAAAATCACTGGTGATAATATGATTAATGCCAGCAAAGCACATATAAAATCTTGTGGGCGCTTTATATATTTTTCATAAATACCTTGCTTATGTTTTCTTTTATCCTGCTTTTTCTTATCATTCATATCCAACTTCCTACCATTAATTGTCTATTCAAAACAAGTTCTGATCACTTCAATAATTCTGTCCTGCTGCTCCGGTGTCATTTTGTTATCACTTGGCAGGCATAATCCTCTGTTAAAAATATCCATACTTATATCCAATGGCAGCCCATCTTTCTCGCTGACTGCACCACCCGCTATATATGCATTCGTTTTCGCTCTTCCATTACCTTCTCTTGTTACAAATCCATTCATACGATAAATCGGCTGCATATGCATTGGCTTCCAGATTGGACGCCCCTCAGCATTGATACTGCTAATCGTCTCTAATATCTCTGTCGGACAGCTTTTTCCATGCTCCGGAAGATAAAGTGACTCTTGTTCGCCTCGGACCTGTCTGCACATTGCATCCCTATCAATCAGCATACAGCTAAGCCAGAAATTCGGCACACTGTTTTCGGCATCAAACGGATTCATTGTTACCGGTAATCCTTCAAACCCCTTCTGGTAACGCTCATAGATTGCTTTTTTCTGAGCAATATGCTCTTCAAGGTATGGAAACTGTCCTCTCACAACTCCCGCAATCACATTACTCATTCTGTAATTATAGCCAACTTCCTCATGCTGATACCACGGTGCGTTCTCTCTTGCCTGTGTCGACCACTTTCTTACTTTCTCTGCATCCTCTTTGCTGTCTGTCAAAAACATTCCTCCGGCTGAACCGGTAATTATTTTATTTCCGTTAAATGAAATCGCATTAAAGTTTCCAAATGTTCCCGTCTGTTGTCCTTTATAGGACGCACCTAACGATTCCGCCGCATCTTCAATAATCTTTGCACCATGCCTGTCTGCAACCGCTTTGATTTGCTCTATCTTTCCCGGTGTTCCATATAAATGGGCAACTACAACCACTTTTACATCTGGATAAAGTTCAAACCCTTTTTCCAATGCCACAGGATCCATATTCCAGGTATCATATTCTGTATCAACAAATACAGGCTCTCCGCCTTCATATACAACCGGATTCACCGTTGCGGAAAATGTCATGTCAGAGCAAAATACCTTATCTCCCGGTTTTACTCCGGCAAGTTTTACAGCCATATGAAGCGCCGCTGTTCCTGCCGACAATGCCACTGCATATTTACAGCCCACCTTTTCACAGGCAAGACGTTCCACCTCGTTGATATTTTTCCCTACCGTAGACATCCAGTTTGTCTCATAGGCTTCTTTCACGTACTCCAACTCATCTCCATGCATGGTCGGAGACGATAACCATACTTTCTGTTCCAATGGTTTTACTGTATTTGTTTCTTTTTCTAACATTTCAGAACCCTCTTTTATCATCTTTATAAATTCATCGGTGTATAAGTCGGAACGATTCTCTGTACCCAGTCTCTAATATCATCCGGCTCCTCTACCACGTACTCTTTTAATTCTTCTAACTGCTCCATAAATTTGTCTTCATCCATCTTGATTGGCTTTCCAATATGAATCAGCTTATTCTCTGTATCCTGCATGCCCTCTTCTGCCATCAGCATCTCTTCATACAGTTTTTCTCCCGGTCTTAATCCGGTAAATTCTATTTTGATGTCATCATCCGGTCTGTGTCCCGATAAAAGAATCAGATTGCGTGCAAGGTCTACGATCTTAACCGGCTCTCCCATATCAAGGACAAATATCTCTCCACCCTTTGCGTAAGCTCCCGCCTGCAATACAAGCGAAACAGCCTCCGGAATCGTCATGAAATACCGGATGATATCCGGATGTGTCACCGTCACAGGTCCTCCTGCTTCAATCTGCTTTTTAAACAGCGGGATTACACTGCCGTTGCTTCCCAATACATTTCCAAAACGAACTGCAACAAATTCTGTCTCGGAACGGTTGTTGTAGGTCTGAATAATCATCTCGCAGATTCTCTTGGTTGCACCCATAATATTGGTCGGGTTTACCGCTTTGTCTGTTGAAATCATCACAAAACGCTTTACCTTCCATTTATCCGCTGCCTGAACTACCTTCCATGTTCCCAGAACATTATTTTTAACAGCCTCATTTGGACTATCTTCCATAAGTGGAACATGTTTATGTGCTGCAGCATGATAAATAATATCCGGTCTGTATTTTTCAAATATCTGATCTATTCTTTTCGTATTACGCACAGATGCAATTAATACCACCAAGTTTAAATCTGGATAATTATGACGTAATTCATTCTGTATATCGTATGTAGTATTTTCATATATATCGATAATAACAAGCTGCTTTGGCTGATGTGCTGCAATTTGGCGGCATAATTCACTTCCTATGGAGCCACCTCCACCTGTTACAAGAATCACTTTTCCAGATACATAGTCCATAATTGAATCCAAATCGACCTGAATCTGTTCCCTTCCAAGTAAATCGCTGACATCCACATCTTTTAATTTACTTACACTTACATCACCATTTACAAGCTGATACATTCCAGGCAATCTCTTCAATTCACATCCTGTATCTTTACATATATCAAGTATTTCCTTAATTTCAGAAACCTTTGCCGATGGCATTGCGACAATAATCTCTTCTACCCGAAGTTCTTCTACATTTTGAATGATTGTAGAACGATTTCCCACAACTTTCACACCATGTATATAATTTCCTATCTTCGCCTTATTATCATCTATTACACCTACCACAGTCATATTGATGTATTTGCTGTTTTTTATTTCACGGATTAGCGCATCTCCCGCATCTCCCGCACCAATTATAAGTACTCTCTTTTTGCCTCTTTCCTTTACACGTTTGCGCATAACTGCACGTACTGCACGGTACATATATCGGCTTACAAAAATGAAGCCTATTAAAGTAACTGTATAGACAACACAAAAACTTCTTGGTAACGGAACCGTAATCTTTCTAAATGAGAGCATAGCAACTAAAGTATAAACAAATCCTGCTGTTATTCCTGCTCCACATATATTCACTAATTCCATAGCACCCGCATAAGTCCACAGGCTAGAATATAACCTAAAGCAGAAAAATATAAATATTGTAATAACTATATTCCATGGCAGCATCTGCCATACTCTTACCTCATATTCATTCGGTATTGTAGAAAGAGAGAAATCAAATCGAACCAAAAGAGCTACATAACTTGCTACCACCACCGCTATTGCATCATATATAATTAAAATCATGCGTTTTATCCATAATGATTTATCAAACTTCTCCATTTTTTCTCCTTTGCATTCTTCACATTTTCTTCGAATTTACTAGCGATGAAATACTCGTG
This genomic window from Roseburia sp. 831b contains:
- a CDS encoding sugar transferase translates to MNDKKKQDKRKHKQGIYEKYIKRPQDFICALLALIILSPVILITAVLVRIKLGSPVIFKQERPGLNGKIFVLYKFRTMTDKKDKGGNLLPDDQRLTRFGKMLRSTSLDELLELINIIKGDMAVVGPRPLLVKYLGLYNEHQARRHEVRPGFTGYAQVHGRNSITWEDKFDKDVYYVDHISFLGDWKIIFQTIRTVVKREGISSDTSETMEDFDGTN
- a CDS encoding DegT/DnrJ/EryC1/StrS family aminotransferase encodes the protein MLEKETNTVKPLEQKVWLSSPTMHGDELEYVKEAYETNWMSTVGKNINEVERLACEKVGCKYAVALSAGTAALHMAVKLAGVKPGDKVFCSDMTFSATVNPVVYEGGEPVFVDTEYDTWNMDPVALEKGFELYPDVKVVVVAHLYGTPGKIEQIKAVADRHGAKIIEDAAESLGASYKGQQTGTFGNFNAISFNGNKIITGSAGGMFLTDSKEDAEKVRKWSTQARENAPWYQHEEVGYNYRMSNVIAGVVRGQFPYLEEHIAQKKAIYERYQKGFEGLPVTMNPFDAENSVPNFWLSCMLIDRDAMCRQVRGEQESLYLPEHGKSCPTEILETISSINAEGRPIWKPMHMQPIYRMNGFVTREGNGRAKTNAYIAGGAVSEKDGLPLDISMDIFNRGLCLPSDNKMTPEQQDRIIEVIRTCFE
- a CDS encoding polysaccharide biosynthesis protein, with amino-acid sequence MEKFDKSLWIKRMILIIYDAIAVVVASYVALLVRFDFSLSTIPNEYEVRVWQMLPWNIVITIFIFFCFRLYSSLWTYAGAMELVNICGAGITAGFVYTLVAMLSFRKITVPLPRSFCVVYTVTLIGFIFVSRYMYRAVRAVMRKRVKERGKKRVLIIGAGDAGDALIREIKNSKYINMTVVGVIDDNKAKIGNYIHGVKVVGNRSTIIQNVEELRVEEIIVAMPSAKVSEIKEILDICKDTGCELKRLPGMYQLVNGDVSVSKLKDVDVSDLLGREQIQVDLDSIMDYVSGKVILVTGGGGSIGSELCRQIAAHQPKQLVIIDIYENTTYDIQNELRHNYPDLNLVVLIASVRNTKRIDQIFEKYRPDIIYHAAAHKHVPLMEDSPNEAVKNNVLGTWKVVQAADKWKVKRFVMISTDKAVNPTNIMGATKRICEMIIQTYNNRSETEFVAVRFGNVLGSNGSVIPLFKKQIEAGGPVTVTHPDIIRYFMTIPEAVSLVLQAGAYAKGGEIFVLDMGEPVKIVDLARNLILLSGHRPDDDIKIEFTGLRPGEKLYEEMLMAEEGMQDTENKLIHIGKPIKMDEDKFMEQLEELKEYVVEEPDDIRDWVQRIVPTYTPMNL